CCCGGCGACGGGCATTTCGAGCTCAAGCTGCTCGTAGTAAGGACGGATCTCCTCGTAGGTGATAGGCCAGTCCGTGCCGACACCGTCGCGGGTGTAGATCTCGAAGTCCGAGGGGTGGAGGCGAGGAGTAAAAGCAGCCCAATGGACTGAGCCGCCTCCGACGCCCTTGCCGCAGTTGTTTGAACCGAACGCGAGTGGGTCGGTGCCACCGGTAACGCGTGGATCTTCCCAGTAGAGATCGTGGGAGCCGGCTTCATCGCTAACCCAATCGCGCTCCGTGTCCCAGAAAGGGCCGGCTTCGAGTCCGACGACGTTGAAGCCGGCGCGTGCGAGGCGCTGCAAAAGAACGCCGCCCGCGGAGCCAACCCCGACGATGACGTAGTCTACCTCTTCAAGCTCTTTGAACCTGCGCATGGGCAGGTGAATATGCTGGAGCGCGCCAAGCATGTGCTTATTGCCGGCGGCGGGAGGCTCGAAGGATCCGAGGAGTGGTTTCTTCACGGGAGCCTCTCATGCTTTCTGCGGTGTGACCGGTGTTGCACCGACTCGAGATAAAACTCATGCGTTGCTTCGATTTCCCCTGAGACAGCATGGTCTGGCGCCACCCAGTCGTATCGCTGCTCTTCAGCTTCCCAGGGTTCGGGCTCGCCGCGCTCGAGCCGGATGTAGGCGCGTGGGTATGCTGGGCCCCCAAATCCAATCTCATCCCATGCCCAGGGGTGTGCGTAGTAAATATCGATTGCATCTCCTATCAGCAGGAGCCAGAAACGATGCACCGACATCTGCTTCCAGATTTCTGGTGCGGCCTTTGGCTCTCCGTCGTGAAGCGTCTTGAGGACAAGGTCCTGCTGCAGATAAGGAAGCGAGATGAAATCGGCACGATACTCGCTTCGCGCCTCCTGATTGATGGCGTCGAAGGCAAGATGATAGGCTTCGCGATCGTGCGGCATATCCTCATAGCGATAGCCATTGGTGCGGTCGTGATACAGGCGTTCGTCGAGAGTGGGAAGAATTGCAATACGGTGGTCCGGAGTGCGATCGGTCTGGGGGATCAGGTGATCGAAGACGGTGGTCCAGAAACTGGCTTCGGTTGGATTGAAGAAACGGATCGGGGGTTGATGGTTGACGCGCTTATCGATGACTTTGCGTGTCGCCGCGTCCCAGAATGACTGCTGCGAAAGGGTGGTGAATCCTGCATAATAGCCGGGCTGCGTGCGAGGAAGGATGGCGTCGCCGGTGAGTGGGTCGCGCGGCACGAGCGAGGTGTCGGCCGCGTCGCCCTGCTGATTTGGAGTCTCGCTGGTCTCTCTGTTCTTTGTGGTCATCGCTTCCTCCGGCGGAGCAGGCTGGCGAGAATGCCAAGCATACCCGCAGCGCCGAAGAGCAGAGGCGCGAAGATGGGCGGCCCGTACATGATGTTGTAGAGGATGTGCTTGCGGCCGCCGGGGCGGCGGAGAACTCCACGAGCGTGGTAGTAGAAGCCGACGGCGGCGTCGGCGCAGGAGGCGACGGCCAGCGCGGGCAAAAGCGTTGTTGCGGTGCGGCGGCTCTTGACTGCACCGAAAGCAGACGCGGCGAGCATCGGAGCAAGGATCACAGGGGTCCACTGTGCTTTGTAGCGGAAATTATTTTTGTAGTGGGAGTACCACGCTTCGAATCCGCTGAGCACTGCGCTGATGCCCGTGGCGATGGCCATCTGGCGTTGAAAGCGGCCTTCGCGCACGTCTTGTTCGACGGAGAGCATTTCGCGGCCGAGCTTTTTGGGAAGGACGTGTGCGAGACCGGTGTTTAAATTTCCGGAAGATGAGCTGCGGTTGGATGAGTTCTCGCGGCGCAGGTAAGAAGCAATCAAGCCGAGGTAGGCGCTTGTTCCAAAGACCAGCGGCGCAAAGATGGGAGGACCCATGATCATGTTGGTCATGGGGAGTCGCCAGCCGCCTGGTTTGCGTTGGACACCGCGCACGTGGAAGTAAAAACCGATGGCCGAGTCCAGCAGAGTGATTGCGGAGACGCAGCGAAGCACTGTGCGTGCGGCCCAGCGGCTGAAGAATCCTGCAATACCGGCGCCGGTCAACGCACCGCTGAGAATCACTGGCGTGTACATCACCCGCTGGCTGTAGCTGCCGCGATAGTGTTCGTAGCTGACCTCAAGGCCGCTCATGAGGCTGGCGAAGGCTGTGAGGAGGGAGAGACTGCGCTGGAAGCGGCCTTCGCGAATGTGGTTTCGCACGAGTTCGAGATCATGCGCCGGATTGAGTAGAGAAAGCTCCGCTTGAGGCATCGTTTCCCAGGCCTTTACACGACCTCGCGAATCTTATCTTCCGCGATATCTTTGATGATGGTCATCGCATTCTTCTGACCGCGAAGGATGGCTTCGGCAAACTTGATTGCCTGCTGCGTGGTGATCTTTCCTGGCATGGGGGGTTCATTGGGATCGACGACGGCCTGGACTAAGGCCGGGCCATCATGCCGCAAGGCTTCGCCAAGCACGCGCTCGACGTCCTCCGGGTGCTCGACGGTGTAGCCTGCCGTGCCGCAAGCTTCTGCCACTTTGGCAAAGTCGATGGGTTGCAGCTCCACCCCAAACTCCGGGTTGCCATCGAGAATCATCTGTTCCCACTTGATTTCACCAAGCACGTTGTTCTTGATGACGATGACTTTGACCGGAAACTTGTACTTCGCGATCGTCGCGAGCTCTCCAAGGAGCATGGTGAGGCCGCCATCGCCGACGATGCAGATGACCTGGCGTCCGGGGAAGGCTGCGGCAGCGCCGATGCTGTAGGGCAAGCCGTTGGCCATGGTCGCGAGCGAACCGGAGAGCGAAAACTTCATCGTGCCACGCATCTCGATATAGCGCGCGGTCCATGTGGCGATAGTTCCGCTGTCGGAGGAGACGATGGCATCGTCGTTCAGCAGCTTATTCAGCGTGTACGTGACGACCTGCGGTTTGAGCGGCATGGAAGTTCGCGTGCCACGTTCCTCCATCAGTTTGTTCCAACTCGTCATATTTTCTTGCGCTGCTTTGAGAAACTTCTTCTCTTTGTTCTCATTCAGCAAGGGAAGAAGGTCCGTCAGAATCGCTTTCGCATCGCCGACAAGACCGATGTCCACCTGATGGCGCAGGCCGATACGGGAAGCATCGAGCTCAATCTGAACGCACTTTGCCTGCCCGGGCTTTGGCAAAAATTCCATGTAAGGAAAACTGGAGCCGACGACAATGAGCGTGTCGCAGTCATCCATCGCGTCGATGGATGGTGCGGTACCCAGGAGGCCGATGCCTCCGGTGGTGTATGGACTACGGTCGGGAAGAACAGCTTTGCCGAGCAACGGCTTGATGACTGGACCACCGACACGGTCGGCAAGCTGTGAGATTTCTTCGCGACAATGTAGTGCACCCCTACCAGCCATGATGGCGACCTTCGACCCGGCGTTGATAATTTCTGCCGCTTTGCGAATGAGCGTCGAACTCGGATGGGCCGAAGATGGCGCGCTCCAGTCGCCGCTGTGATGCGGTATGTTAGCGCCGCTGCGAAGCTTGCCGGAGACAGAAACGGGCCACTCCTGAATGTCCTTAGGAATGCAAATGTGGGAGACACCGCGCTTCGCATATGCCGTGCGGATCGCAGCATCTACACAATTGACGGCGTGAGCGGGGCCCATCACGCGCTGGTTGAATACAGAGACATCCATGTAAAGTTTGTCGAGATCAACATCCTGCTGGTAGTCCATGCCAATCAGGTCATGAAAGGTGTGGCCAGTAATCGCCAGCACCGGTTGTTGATCACACTTTGCATCGTAGAGGCCATTGAGAAGGTGGATACCGCCAGGCCCGGA
This Edaphobacter acidisoli DNA region includes the following protein-coding sequences:
- a CDS encoding thiamine pyrophosphate-dependent enzyme, whose amino-acid sequence is MAQQVSDLIVERLLAWGVDTIFGFPGDGVNGFFEALRTHQDKLRFIQVRHEESAAFAAVGYAKYSGRIGVCVATSGPGGIHLLNGLYDAKCDQQPVLAITGHTFHDLIGMDYQQDVDLDKLYMDVSVFNQRVMGPAHAVNCVDAAIRTAYAKRGVSHICIPKDIQEWPVSVSGKLRSGANIPHHSGDWSAPSSAHPSSTLIRKAAEIINAGSKVAIMAGRGALHCREEISQLADRVGGPVIKPLLGKAVLPDRSPYTTGGIGLLGTAPSIDAMDDCDTLIVVGSSFPYMEFLPKPGQAKCVQIELDASRIGLRHQVDIGLVGDAKAILTDLLPLLNENKEKKFLKAAQENMTSWNKLMEERGTRTSMPLKPQVVTYTLNKLLNDDAIVSSDSGTIATWTARYIEMRGTMKFSLSGSLATMANGLPYSIGAAAAFPGRQVICIVGDGGLTMLLGELATIAKYKFPVKVIVIKNNVLGEIKWEQMILDGNPEFGVELQPIDFAKVAEACGTAGYTVEHPEDVERVLGEALRHDGPALVQAVVDPNEPPMPGKITTQQAIKFAEAILRGQKNAMTIIKDIAEDKIREVV
- a CDS encoding gluconate 2-dehydrogenase subunit 3 family protein — translated: MTTKNRETSETPNQQGDAADTSLVPRDPLTGDAILPRTQPGYYAGFTTLSQQSFWDAATRKVIDKRVNHQPPIRFFNPTEASFWTTVFDHLIPQTDRTPDHRIAILPTLDERLYHDRTNGYRYEDMPHDREAYHLAFDAINQEARSEYRADFISLPYLQQDLVLKTLHDGEPKAAPEIWKQMSVHRFWLLLIGDAIDIYYAHPWAWDEIGFGGPAYPRAYIRLERGEPEPWEAEEQRYDWVAPDHAVSGEIEATHEFYLESVQHRSHRRKHERLP